A single window of Ananas comosus cultivar F153 linkage group 24, ASM154086v1, whole genome shotgun sequence DNA harbors:
- the LOC109728792 gene encoding uncharacterized protein LOC109728792, which translates to MLIEAQFPSIFWTPCVVHTLNLTLKNICAAKNTDANEITFDECSWITIIAEDVACIKNFILNHSMRLAIFNEFVNLKMLAVAETRFASVIVMLRRFKQIKRGLQNMVVSDKWASYKEDDVGKAQFVKDRILNDLWWDQINYILSFTEPIYEMLRIADTDKPCLHLMYETWDSMIEKVKVAIYRREGKKEDEESSFYSVVHKILIDRWAKSNTPLHCLAHSLNPRYYSSSWLNEDPNRVPPHRDLEISKMRNKCLKRFFPNNEERRVVNEEFANFFTVGEGFDEHDSIGDRGVLDPKKWWGHPWCGSIYAPKFGPKVTWPILLLFMLRAELEYLLIHSLHEEE; encoded by the exons ATGTTGATTGAAGCGCAATTTCCTTCAATATTTTGGACTCCTTGTGTTGTGCACACATTGAACcttacattaaaaaatatttgtgcgGCTAAGAATACCGATGCCAATGAAATTACTTTTGATGAATGTAGTTGGATTACTATCATAGCGGAGGATGTAGCATGCATCAAGAATTTTATCTTGAATCATTCCATGAGGTTGGCAATATTTAATGAGTTTGTCAACTTGAAAATGCTTGCGGTGGCCGAGACTCGATTCGCTTCGGTAATTGTCATGCTAAGAAGATTCAAGCAAATCAAACGGGGTCTCCAAAATATGGTCGTTAGTGACAAATGGGCTAGCTATAAGGAGGATGATGTGGGGAAAGCACAATTTGTAAAAGATAGAATTCTCAATGACTTGTGGTGGGATCAAATTAACTATATTCTTTCTTTTACCGAACCTATATATGAGATGCTTCGGATTGCCGATACCGACAAGCCTTGCTTACATTTAATGTATGAAACTTGGGACTCCATGATAGAAAAGGTGAAAGTTGCTATATATAGGCgtgaaggaaagaaagaagacgAGGAATCATCATTTTATTCCGTTGTgcacaaaattttgattgacCGATGGGCTAAAAGCAATACTCCACTTCATTGCTTGGCACATTCTTTGAACCCTAG ATACTATAGCTCATCGTGGCTTAATGAGGATCCAAATCGAGTTCCTCCGCATAGGGATTTGGAGATATCAAAGATGAGAAACAAGTGcttaaaaagattttttccAAATAATGAAGAAAGAAGAGTTGTAAATGAGGAGTTTGCAAATTTTTTCACTGTCGGAGAGGGATTTGATGAGCACGACTCTATTGGAGATAGGGGAGTTCTTGACCCAAAGAAGTGGTGGGGTCATCCATGGTGCGGCAGCATCTATGCTCCAAAATTTGGCCCTAAAGTTACTTGGCCAATCTTGCTCCTCTTCATGTTGCGAGCGGAATTGGAGTACCTACTCATTCATTCACTCCATGAAGAGGAATAA
- the LOC109728553 gene encoding ACT domain-containing protein ACR8-like, whose translation MEWPTYLDEYEKLVIRMNTPRVVIDNAVCPTATVVQVDSARKRGVLLEAVQLLTDLDLSIKKAYVSSDGRWFMDVFHVTDQFGRKLADESVISYIQQSLGTWKYGPERATESEGLTALELTGTDRPGLLSEVFAVLAELQCGVAEGKAWTHNGRIACVVFVNDSVSGCPIADDLRIRRIESRLRHLIKGDRRGTVAAASPSPSAPAHVDRRLHQLMLADRDYENAGGAAESPPQSVVVVVVQDWAERGYSVVTVQCRDRPKLLFDVLCTLTDMEYVVFHGTIHTHRDQAHQEFYIRHADGTPIRSEAERQRVIQCLRAAIERRSSQGVRLELCAVDRPGLLMEVTRTFRENGLLVARAEVSTKGEMASNVFYVTDAAGQPADLKVIEAVRRKIGEDRLYVKEEPRPHYHRKASGDREEANGGGGGIGLFHLGNFVMRNLFNLGLIRS comes from the exons ATGGAGTGGCCAACATATCTGGACGAGTATGAGAAGCTCGTTATCCGAATGAACACTCCTAG GGTGGTCATCGACAATGCGGTGTGCCCGACGGCGACGGTGGTGCAGGTGGACAGCGCGCGGAAGCGCGGGGTCCTGCTGGAGGCCGTGCAGCTGCTCACCGACCTCGACCTCTCCATCAAGAAGGCCTACGTCTCCTCCGACGGCCGCTGGTTCATGGACGTCTTCCACGTCACCGACCAGTTCGGCCGCAAGCTCGCCGACGAGAGCGTCATCTCCTACATCCAgcag TCTTTGGGGACGTGGAAATACGGGCCGGAGCGGGCGACGGAGTCGGAGGGGCTGACGGCGCTGGAGCTGACGGGGACGGACCGGCCGGGGCTGCTGTCGGAGGTGTTCGCGGTGCTGGCGGAGCTGCAGTGCGGCGTGGCGGAGGGCAAGGCGTGGACGCACAACGGCCGGATCGCGTGCGTCGTCTTCGTCAACGACTCCGTGTCCGGCTGCCCCATCGCGGACGACCTCCGCATCCGCCGCATCGAGTCCCGCCTCCGCCACCTCATCAAGGGCGACCGCCGCggcaccgtcgccgccgcctccccctccccctccgcccccGCCCACGTCGATCGCCGCCTCCACCAGCTGATGCTCGCCGACCGAGACTACGAGAACGCGGGTGGTGCGGCGGAGTCTCCCCCGCAatccgtcgtcgtcgtcgtcgtccagGACTGGGCCGAGCGCGGGTACTCCGTCGTCACCGTGCAGTGCCGCGACCGCCCCAAGCTGCTCTTCGACGTCCTCTGCACCCTCACCGACATGGAGTACGTCGTCTTCCACGGCACCATCCACACCCACCGCGATCAGGCCCATCAG GAATTCTACATTCGCCACGCCGACGGTACCCCCATCAGGTCGGAGGCTGAGAGGCAGCGAGTGATCCAATGCCTGCGGGCAGCCATAGAGCGCCGGTCCTCCCAG GGGGTGAGACTAGAGCTCTGCGCCGTCGACAGGCCGGGGCTCCTCATGGAGGTCACAAGAACGTTCAGAGAGAATGGGCTACTGGTCGCGAGGGCGGAGGTGTCGACGAAAGGGGAGATGGCCTCCAATGTGTTCTACGTGACCGATGCGGCGGGCCAACCGGCGGATCTCAAGGTCATCGAAGCCGTCCGGAGGAAGATCGGGGAGGACCGGCTCTATGTCAAGGAAGAGCCGCGACCGCACTACCACCGAAAGGCCTCCGGCGATCGCGAGGAGGCCaacggcggcgggggcggcatTGGGCTCTTCCACCTCGGGAACTTTGTGATGAGAAACTTGTTCAATTTGGGGCTAATCAGATCATAG